In the genome of Caulobacter flavus, the window TCAGGTCGTCGGCCTCCTCGGCGGCGATGACCATCAGCGGGTCGGGCAGGTTCTCGAGAATGACGGCGAAGGGCGGGGCCCGGTCGGCCGAGGCCGCGGCGGGGGCCAGGCTGAGCACCGCGTCGTCGAGCCGCCGGCGCAGGCGCCGCAGCAGGATCGCGCCGCCAACGCCCAGCAGAAGCGCCGCCGGCAGGGCCACGCCCGGCCGCGCCGCGCCCAGAGCGGTCATGGCGACCAGGGCCGCGGGCCCGGCGGCGACGGCCGTCCACGCCCCGGCCCAGGCTCCGGCCAGGCCGCCGCCCCAGCGTTCCGGCGCGACCGGCGAGAGGGGAGTGACGGTGGGCATGGCGAGCGTCCGGGCTCCTTCTGAGGGCGACGGCCTGCGGCGAGGGCCGGGCGGGGCCAAGGCTCCTAGGCCAGTTTTGTGACGATGCGATGATTCGACGAACCAGATATGGCGCCGCCGCGGAGCATGGGATAGACGGGGAACCCCCAAGTGCGTGTCGGGTGCGGAAGTCACCGCAATTTCGCCGCAACCTGACGCAATCTGGGGATCGAGGGAATTCTCCTTAGGGTGGTCTGTTCGTATGCAGCGCAAGGTCCTGGTCGCGACGGTCGCGGCCGCTCCTCTGATGGCTATCGCCTTGGCCGCGCAGGCCGAGACGGTGGTGAACACCGCGCGGACCACGCCCATCGCCACCGGCTCGGCCGGGACGAGCGGCGCGGCCGACGATGTCAAGATCGACACGGCCGGCTCGATCAAGCTGACCGCCAGCGGCGCGCTGGTGACGCTGAACAGCAACAATAAGGTCAACAACGCCGGCACGCTCAGCACGCAGGGCGTCAACGACTCGACCGCCATCCTGATCAACGGCGGCACGACCGGCACGGTCACACAGACCGGCACGATCACGCTGGACGAGGACTACACCCCGACCGACACCGACTCGGACGGCGACATCGACGGCGCCTTCGCGCTGGGCCAGAACCGCTACGGCATCCGCCTGACCGGCCCCGGCGCCTTCACCGGCGACATCCTGGCCACCGGCGGCACGATCACCATCGAGGGCAACAATTCGGCCGGCATCTCGCTGGAGAGCGCCCTCAACGGCAACCTGACCAGCGGCGGCGCGATCGCCGTCACCGGCAACAACAGCTACGGCGTCCGCGTCGCCGCCCCGGTGACCGGCAAGGTCACCGTCAACGGCAGCGTGTCGGTGCTGGGCCAGAACTCCACCGGCGTGGCGATCGACAGCAACGTCAACGGCGCCTTCGTGATCCAGGGCGCGGTCACCGCCACCGGCTACCGCTACACCGCGCGCCCCGTCGACAAGGCCGTGCGCGACAAGCTCGACGCCGACGACCTGCTGCAGGGCGGCCCGGCCGTCCGCGTGGCCGGCAGCGTGACTGGCGGCGTGCTGCTCGACATCCGCCCGGCCGACAACGACACGACCAAGACCGACGAGGACGGCGACGGCGTCGAGGACGCGCAGGAAGGCAACGCCGCCCTGGCCGTCTACGGCTCGGCCCCGGCCCTGCTGATCGGTTCGGACACCGGCGCGATCACCCTGGGCGTCATCGGCACGGGCGACAACGCCTACGGCCTGCGCGCCCGCGGCGCCATCGTGGCCAACGGCGTCTATGACGGCATCACCTCGACCGGCATCCAGCTGGGCGGGAACGCCGGCCAGTCGACCACCATCACCAACGGCGCGCGCCTCGAGACCACCCTCACCTCGCAGGCCTACGAGGCCAACGCCAACGGCGTGCGGGTCACCGCCGGCGCCAACGTGCCCGTGATCGACAACCGCGGCTCGATCACCACCTACAGCGTCTCGGAAGGCCTGTTCGACGCGCGCGGCATCGTCATCGAGGCCGGCGCCAACGTCCCCAGCCTGCGCAACGGCGGCGTGATCAACTCGACCGTCGTGGGCGAGAAGGGCTCGTCCTACGGCGTCATCGACTATTCGGGCGGCCTGACCTCGATCGAGAACACCGGCGCCATCATCGCGGCGATCTCGCCGACCGACGACGCCAGCGACACCGACGACGCCGACACCGACGCCTCGAACGAGACGATCACCGGCAAGGCCGTGGCCATCGATGTCAGCCGCAACACCACTGGCGTCACCCTGACCCAGAACGGCGTCGTCAGCACCGACAAGACCCTGCCCGACGCCGACGGCGACGGCGTGCCCGACAACGCCGAGCCGTCGATCATCGGCCAGATCCGCTTCGGCTCGGGCGCCGACACCTTCAACGTGCTGAACGGCGCCGTGGTCGGCGACATCTCGTTCGGCGCCGGCGCCGACACCTTCCGCATCGACGGCGGCGCGGCCGTGATCGGCGCGATCAGCGACAGCGACGGCCTGCTGGACATCAATATCGGCAAGGGCTCGCTGGGCCTGACCAACGCCCAGGCCATCAACATCTCGAACCTGAACCTGGGCGCCGAGAGCAAGCTGGTGTTCACCGCCGACCCGACGGCCGGCGCCAACACCAGCCTGGTGGTCTCGGGCGCCGCCAACATCGCCAGCGGCGCGCAGCTGGGCCTGCGTCTGAACAGCCTGCTGACCGACGAGACCTCGTACAAGGTGATCAGCGCCGGCTCGCTGACCTCCGGAACCTTCGGCCAGGGCCTGCTGGACAACGCGCCGTACATGTACGTCGCCAGCGCCCGCGCCGCCGGCAACGACGTCTATCTGGACGTGCGCCGCCGCACGGCCGCCGAGATCGGCCTGGCCCGCTCGGGCGCCTCGGCCTACGACGCCCTGTTCGGCTCGCTGTCCGGCGACAAGGACGTGGCCAGCCTGTTCCTGGGCATCAACGACAAGAGCACGTTCCTCCACAACTACAACCAGCTGCTCCCCGATCAGGGCGAGGGGATGTTCGCGACCCTGCAGAACATCAACCAGCAGATCTCGGCCGCCACCGCGATCCGGCCCGATCCGGGCGACCGCTACGGCCCCGACAGCATCTGGGTGCAGGAGATCAACGGCCTGGTCCGCCGCGAGGACGGCGAGACCCTGGGCACCGACACCCAGGCCTTCGGCTTCGTCGCCGGCTACGAGGCCATGGGCGACGCGGGCGGCGCCCTCGGCGTGACCCTGGCCTACACCGCGCTGGAAGAACACGACACGGTCGCCCAGGTGGGCGAGCAGACCACCGCCTCGATCGTGCAGGCCGGCGTCTACTGGCGCCGTTCTGTCGGCCCGTGGCGCTTCAACCTCGGCGGCGGCGCCGGCTACGGCTGGTTCGAGAGCAACCGCGTGCTGTTCCTCGACCTCAACGGCGACGGCGCCACCGACGAGGACCGCGTGACCAAGGCCGACTGGGGCGCGGTCACCGCCAACGCCTTCGCCGGCGCGGCCTACGAGGCCAAGCTGGGCCGCTTCTTCACGCGCCCCGAAGCCCGCATGGACTACACCTACCTGAACGAGTCGAGCCACGACGAAGTCGGCGGCGGCGACGTGATGGACGGCGCCATCGGTTCGCGTAAGTGGAGCAACCTCTCGGGCGACCTGGGCCTGGTGATGGGCGCCGACTTCGGCCGCGAGGTGTGGCTGCGCCCCGAAGTGCGCGTCGGCTACCGCAAGACCATCGCCGGCAGCCTGGCCGACACCGTCGTGACCAAGAAGAACGGCAAGTACGTGCTGGAAGCCTTCGACAACCGCGACGGCGCCCTGACCCTGGGCTTCGCCCTGCGGGCCGGCACGGCGATGTCGTACGTCGCCCTGGAAGGCGGCGCCGAAAGCACCAAGCGCCAGAAGCGCTACAACGTGAAGCTCACCGGCCGGACGATGTTCTAGACCGTCCGACCGTCAGGTAGAGTCGAAGGCCTCGCACAACGTGCGGGGCCTTTTTCTTTGGATCGTCCGCCCTCGGAGCGACGTTTGGCCGCAGCATCCAGGAAAACCAAGGACTTGGGCCGTCAAAACTCCGTTTAGAGCCTGCCCGTTAGTCATCTTCTCCTGAGCAATAGGACGGTGGCGCAAGCCGCCGCGAGGGGAAGACCGTGACCATCAACCGCCTTGCCTCGCGCATGGCCCTGATCGCCTGCGCCTCGACGCTGGCGATCGCGGGCGGCGCGCAGGCCCAGACGCCGGCGCCCGGCGACCAGCAGGCCCGCATCGAGGCCCTGGAAGCGCAGCTGAAGCTGCTGCAGCAGCAGATCAACGAACTGAAGGCCGTCACGGTCGCCAGCGCGCCGGTCAGGACGACGCCGGCGCAGGCCTCGCCGCCGGCGCAGCTGGCCGCGGCCGCCCCCGCGCCCAAGGCGCCCCCCGCCGCCTCGCCCCTGCCGGCCGCCACGGTGAGCATCGCCGCCGGCCGCCCGACCATCGCCTCCGCCGACGGCGCCTTCACCGCCACCCTGCACGGGGTGATGCAGCTCGACACCGCCCACTACTTCCAGGACAAGGGCCTGCCGGCGGTGATCGGCAACGGTCGCGACCTCAACAGCGGCAGCAACTTCCGCCGCGCCCGCCTGGGCGTCGACGGCAGGTTCTTCAAGAGCTTCGACTACTCGATCCTGCTCGACTTCGGCGGCAACGGGACCGACGGCCCCGGCATGCTGCAGGAGCTGTTCGTCCAGTACAACTACGCGCCCTTCAAGGTGCGGGCCGGGGCCTTCGCGCCGAACGTCGGCCTCAACGACGCCGGCTCGACCAACGGCTCGCTGTTCCCCGAGCGCCCGGCGATCGCCGAGATGGTGCGGGGCCTGGCCGCCGCCGACCGCCGCTACGCCCTGCAGGTGCAGACCGCCGGCGAGAACTGGCTGCTGTCGGCCGCCGCCACCGGCGGCAAGAGCGGCGACGCCCAGACCTTCGACGAGCAGCAGGCCTATGTCGGCCGCGCCGCCTTCGCGCCGGTCAAGAGCAAGGACTGGCTGCTGCACCTGGGCGTCAACGGCGGCTACATCGCCACCCCGGCCCAGACGGCGGTGGGCGGCGGCTACCCGCTGACCCTGACCGAGCGCCCGGAACTGCGCGTCGACGGGACCCAGCTGGTGTCGACCGGGGCGCTGGACGCCAGGAACCTGCGCCACCTGGGCGCGGAACTGGCCGTGCAGCACAAGAGCCTGCTGATCCAGAGCGAGGTGTTCGACGTCGCGGTCGAGCGCCGCAACGCCGCCGCCGGCGTCAGCGACCCGAAGTTCGGCGGCTGGTACGTCGAGGGCGGCCTGGTGCTGACCGGCGAGAGCCGCCGCTACAACGCCGCCACCTTCGCCTTCGACGCCCCGGCCATCGCCCACCCCTTCGATCCGAAGGCGGGCCAGTGGGGCGCCTGGGAGCTGGCGGCGCGCTATTCGGTACTCGACCTGAACCACCACGAGACCGCCCTTCTGGCGGCTGACCGGGTGCGCGGCGGCGAGCAGACGATCTGGAGCGCGGGGGTCAACTGGTTCCCCAACTCGGTGACCAAGTTCTCGCTCGACTACCTGGACGTCGACATCGACCGGCTCGACCCGGCCGGCGGCGTCCTGCCGCTCAGCCAGGGCTACCAGGCGGTCAACCTGCGCAGCCAGTTCGCTTTCTGAGGGGAGGGGCCTTCACTCCCTCCCTTCCACCTTGATGGGGGAAGGGTCGGAGATGGGGGTGACTGCGGCGCTGGCGGTCGTGCGCGGCTTCAACCGCCGCACCACCCCCACCCCTGCCCCTCCCCCATCAAGGGGGAGGGATCGTGGAGGCGCCGCCCCTTTCTGATCCCGCCTTCAGAAACATTCAGGCGCGCGGCGGCCTTTGGATCGGCCAAGGTTTCGGCGTTATCCCAGAGGATGCCCGATGACCCTGCTCCGCCTTCCTTCCCGCCGGGACCTCGCGATCGGCGCGGCCGCCGTGGCTGCCGCGCCCTCGGGCGTTCTGGCCCAGCCGAAAGCGCCCAAGGTCGTCACCCTGCTGAACGTCAGCTACGACCCGACCCGCGAGCTCTACCAGGACATCAACCCGGCCTTCGCCGCCTACTGGAAGCGCCGGGTCGGCCAGACGCTGGAGATCCGCCAGAGCCACGGCGGTTCGGGCAAGCAGGCCCGCTCGGTGATCGACGGCCTGCAGGCCGACGTGGTCACCCTGGCGCTCGCCGACGACATCGACCAGATCGCCGCCCGCGGCCTGACCGCCGCCAACTGGCAGTCGCGCCTGCCGCAGAACTCGGCTCCCTACACCTCGACGATCGTGTTCCTGGTCAGGAAGGGCAATCCCAGGCGGATCAGGGACTGGGGCGACATCGTCAAACCCGGGGTCCAGATCATCACCCCCAATCCCAAGACTGGCGGCGCGCCGCGCTGGGCCTATCTGGCCGCCTGGGCCTGGGCGCTGAAGCAGCCGGGCGGCAACGACGCCTCCGCCCAGGCGTTCGTGCGCCAGCTCTATCGCCAGGTCCCGGTGCTCGACAGCGGGGCGCGCGGCTCGATGACCACCTTCGCCCAGCGGGGCGTCGGCGACGTGCTGCTGACCTGGGAGAACGAGGCCCACCTGGCCCGCCAGGAGTTCGCCGCCGACGGACTGGAGATCGTCTATCCGTCGCGCTCGATCCTGGCAGAGCCGTCGGTCGCGGTGATCGACAGCGTGGTCAAGCGGCGCGGCACGAAGCTGATCGCCGAGGGCTACCTGAACTTCCTCTACAGCCCGCTGGCCCAGGACCTGATCGGCAAGCACCACTACCGGCCGCGCAATCCGCAGGCGGCGGCCAAGTACGCCGGCAAGTTCCCGAACATCCC includes:
- a CDS encoding porin produces the protein MTINRLASRMALIACASTLAIAGGAQAQTPAPGDQQARIEALEAQLKLLQQQINELKAVTVASAPVRTTPAQASPPAQLAAAAPAPKAPPAASPLPAATVSIAAGRPTIASADGAFTATLHGVMQLDTAHYFQDKGLPAVIGNGRDLNSGSNFRRARLGVDGRFFKSFDYSILLDFGGNGTDGPGMLQELFVQYNYAPFKVRAGAFAPNVGLNDAGSTNGSLFPERPAIAEMVRGLAAADRRYALQVQTAGENWLLSAAATGGKSGDAQTFDEQQAYVGRAAFAPVKSKDWLLHLGVNGGYIATPAQTAVGGGYPLTLTERPELRVDGTQLVSTGALDARNLRHLGAELAVQHKSLLIQSEVFDVAVERRNAAAGVSDPKFGGWYVEGGLVLTGESRRYNAATFAFDAPAIAHPFDPKAGQWGAWELAARYSVLDLNHHETALLAADRVRGGEQTIWSAGVNWFPNSVTKFSLDYLDVDIDRLDPAGGVLPLSQGYQAVNLRSQFAF
- a CDS encoding autotransporter outer membrane beta-barrel domain-containing protein — its product is MQRKVLVATVAAAPLMAIALAAQAETVVNTARTTPIATGSAGTSGAADDVKIDTAGSIKLTASGALVTLNSNNKVNNAGTLSTQGVNDSTAILINGGTTGTVTQTGTITLDEDYTPTDTDSDGDIDGAFALGQNRYGIRLTGPGAFTGDILATGGTITIEGNNSAGISLESALNGNLTSGGAIAVTGNNSYGVRVAAPVTGKVTVNGSVSVLGQNSTGVAIDSNVNGAFVIQGAVTATGYRYTARPVDKAVRDKLDADDLLQGGPAVRVAGSVTGGVLLDIRPADNDTTKTDEDGDGVEDAQEGNAALAVYGSAPALLIGSDTGAITLGVIGTGDNAYGLRARGAIVANGVYDGITSTGIQLGGNAGQSTTITNGARLETTLTSQAYEANANGVRVTAGANVPVIDNRGSITTYSVSEGLFDARGIVIEAGANVPSLRNGGVINSTVVGEKGSSYGVIDYSGGLTSIENTGAIIAAISPTDDASDTDDADTDASNETITGKAVAIDVSRNTTGVTLTQNGVVSTDKTLPDADGDGVPDNAEPSIIGQIRFGSGADTFNVLNGAVVGDISFGAGADTFRIDGGAAVIGAISDSDGLLDINIGKGSLGLTNAQAINISNLNLGAESKLVFTADPTAGANTSLVVSGAANIASGAQLGLRLNSLLTDETSYKVISAGSLTSGTFGQGLLDNAPYMYVASARAAGNDVYLDVRRRTAAEIGLARSGASAYDALFGSLSGDKDVASLFLGINDKSTFLHNYNQLLPDQGEGMFATLQNINQQISAATAIRPDPGDRYGPDSIWVQEINGLVRREDGETLGTDTQAFGFVAGYEAMGDAGGALGVTLAYTALEEHDTVAQVGEQTTASIVQAGVYWRRSVGPWRFNLGGGAGYGWFESNRVLFLDLNGDGATDEDRVTKADWGAVTANAFAGAAYEAKLGRFFTRPEARMDYTYLNESSHDEVGGGDVMDGAIGSRKWSNLSGDLGLVMGADFGREVWLRPEVRVGYRKTIAGSLADTVVTKKNGKYVLEAFDNRDGALTLGFALRAGTAMSYVALEGGAESTKRQKRYNVKLTGRTMF
- a CDS encoding sulfate ABC transporter substrate-binding protein gives rise to the protein MTLLRLPSRRDLAIGAAAVAAAPSGVLAQPKAPKVVTLLNVSYDPTRELYQDINPAFAAYWKRRVGQTLEIRQSHGGSGKQARSVIDGLQADVVTLALADDIDQIAARGLTAANWQSRLPQNSAPYTSTIVFLVRKGNPRRIRDWGDIVKPGVQIITPNPKTGGAPRWAYLAAWAWALKQPGGNDASAQAFVRQLYRQVPVLDSGARGSMTTFAQRGVGDVLLTWENEAHLARQEFAADGLEIVYPSRSILAEPSVAVIDSVVKRRGTKLIAEGYLNFLYSPLAQDLIGKHHYRPRNPQAAAKYAGKFPNIPLVTIDGQFGGWKKAQGRHFADGGVFDQIYRP